The Nesterenkonia xinjiangensis genome contains a region encoding:
- a CDS encoding tripartite tricarboxylate transporter permease — MLLFLGVGVLVGIIIGVIPGLGGTGAVAVLMPFVFVLEPNQAIAMIIGAVAVVHTSDVITSVVLGIPGSASASVFLLDGHEMAKKGQGGRALSTSFISSMIGGLIGIVVLTLIVPIAAPIVTAFGSPEIFALIVMGIFLTALLSKGNVAKGLLISAFGLALGLIGVSPVSAEYRYTFNSEFLTDGIGLVAAALGIFGLAEIIDLVAKRGAVSKERVALGGGWRQGMKDVGTYKSDVLRGSAVGVGVGMLPGVGTTAGAWLAYGQAQAFAGRRRDSTFGKGDPRGVIAPSAASNGIESGALIPTLLFGVPGAAPFALLLGVLLIFGVQPGPSLITNDLDLVYLIVWAFAIASVIGAALAFFLARPLARLSFVSFPVLAAALIPILFMSGFQEPLHLNVFYLMLALGIVGWICKVTHIPRAPFLIAFVLAEPLERYYFLTVNAFSPDEWMTRPFVIVIAIILTGAIIVPLVRRQRKRTSKVEETMQFSEKSDMTVPPFVELAVSIAALLFFTAAIVMSRDFSENGQLFPLAVGGAGILLALISLGWDISRVRGEGRLGRFDDVWLQRLKIVGMSIAWILAYIWLVFLVGMLVGSAAFALVFLLVVARMKVVPTIVYAACIVGALYLLAEFAQLVPPAGYLL, encoded by the coding sequence ATGCTCCTCTTCCTCGGGGTCGGCGTGCTCGTGGGCATCATCATCGGTGTCATACCCGGTCTGGGCGGCACAGGAGCAGTGGCCGTTCTGATGCCGTTCGTGTTCGTACTCGAACCGAACCAAGCGATCGCCATGATCATCGGGGCGGTCGCGGTAGTCCATACCTCCGATGTGATCACGTCGGTGGTACTCGGAATCCCGGGCTCCGCATCGGCCTCCGTGTTCCTTCTGGACGGTCACGAGATGGCGAAGAAGGGCCAAGGCGGACGCGCGTTGTCCACCAGCTTCATCTCATCCATGATCGGGGGCCTCATCGGCATTGTGGTCCTGACGCTGATAGTCCCGATCGCCGCGCCCATCGTCACGGCTTTCGGTTCGCCAGAGATCTTCGCACTGATCGTCATGGGCATCTTCCTCACGGCCCTGCTGTCCAAAGGCAACGTCGCCAAGGGCCTACTGATCTCCGCCTTCGGCCTGGCGCTGGGGCTCATCGGCGTGTCACCGGTGTCTGCGGAATACCGCTACACCTTCAATTCGGAGTTCCTGACCGACGGCATCGGTCTCGTCGCCGCCGCCTTGGGAATCTTCGGCCTGGCAGAGATCATCGACCTTGTGGCCAAGCGGGGCGCCGTCTCCAAGGAACGCGTCGCCCTGGGCGGCGGATGGAGACAAGGAATGAAGGACGTGGGCACCTATAAGTCGGACGTACTTCGGGGATCGGCGGTCGGCGTCGGCGTCGGAATGCTTCCTGGCGTGGGGACCACGGCCGGCGCGTGGTTGGCCTATGGACAGGCCCAGGCCTTTGCCGGTCGACGGAGAGATTCGACGTTCGGAAAAGGCGATCCCCGGGGCGTCATCGCCCCGTCAGCAGCAAGCAACGGGATTGAATCCGGTGCACTGATCCCCACGCTGCTGTTCGGAGTTCCGGGTGCAGCCCCTTTCGCGCTGCTCCTGGGCGTGCTGCTCATCTTCGGTGTTCAGCCTGGTCCGTCACTGATCACGAATGACCTCGACTTGGTCTACCTCATCGTGTGGGCCTTCGCCATCGCCAGCGTCATCGGAGCCGCCCTGGCTTTCTTCCTGGCCCGTCCGCTGGCACGCCTGAGCTTCGTGTCCTTTCCTGTCCTGGCCGCGGCGCTCATCCCGATCCTTTTCATGAGTGGTTTCCAAGAGCCACTGCACTTGAACGTCTTCTACCTCATGTTGGCCTTGGGGATCGTGGGCTGGATCTGCAAGGTCACCCACATCCCCCGGGCCCCATTTCTGATCGCCTTCGTGCTCGCTGAGCCCTTGGAGCGCTACTACTTCCTGACCGTCAATGCCTTTTCACCAGACGAGTGGATGACCCGTCCCTTCGTCATCGTCATCGCGATCATCCTGACCGGCGCGATCATCGTGCCGCTGGTCCGCCGGCAGAGGAAGCGGACGAGCAAGGTCGAGGAGACGATGCAGTTCTCTGAGAAGTCGGACATGACCGTCCCTCCGTTCGTCGAGTTGGCCGTCTCGATAGCAGCGCTGCTGTTCTTCACCGCCGCCATCGTGATGTCCCGGGATTTCTCAGAGAACGGACAGCTGTTCCCGCTGGCAGTGGGAGGGGCGGGTATCCTTCTGGCCCTGATCAGCCTGGGATGGGATATCTCCCGGGTGAGAGGCGAGGGCAGACTGGGCCGATTCGACGATGTCTGGCTGCAGCGACTGAAGATCGTCGGGATGTCCATCGCGTGGATCCTGGCATACATCTGGCTGGTCTTCCTCGTCGGCATGCTGGTGGGGTCCGCCGCGTTCGCTCTCGTCTTCTTGCTTGTGGTGGCGAGAATGAAGGTGGTGCCCACGATCGTCTACGCCGCCTGCATCGTGGGTGCGTTGTACCTGCTCGCCGAGTTCGCTCAGCTGGTTCCGCCCGCCGGGTATCTGCTCTAG
- a CDS encoding RNA polymerase sigma factor has translation MSIARDAPGGAAEDAAHRVITGLGRDARARILSALARRFGDLDLAEDMMQEALLQALQVWPQAGIPDSPEAWLMTTARHRGIDALRRRSVLRQKLPRLRVEQERALVPQALDDPAAVVGDEHDLIHDDRLGLFFACAHPLLSPEDRIALTLRFLGGLSTTEVAHALLRPVPTMQQRIVRAKRRIRTLGIAFGVPRRDDLPERLAGVQRVIYLLYAEGFTRSEGTTHTREDLTAEAVRLARVLRELMPGSAETAGLLGLLLLTQARRPARTDDDGRPVPLAEQDRTRWDRQLIDEGITLTESAVAAPGAGPYAIQAAIAAVHAEAAGWDTTDWAQIAVLYQLLQTHDDGPVVRLAGAVAHGRAHGMDAGLRRLDALAAEPALDRFRPFHIARALTLQELGEPHDAAAAYRRALELPGNEAEGEYLAAALAGLEDQRD, from the coding sequence GTGAGCATCGCACGGGACGCCCCTGGGGGCGCCGCTGAGGATGCCGCGCACCGGGTGATCACCGGCCTCGGCCGGGACGCCCGGGCGCGGATCCTCTCCGCGCTCGCCCGCCGCTTCGGCGACCTGGACCTGGCCGAGGACATGATGCAGGAGGCGCTCCTCCAGGCCCTCCAGGTGTGGCCCCAGGCAGGAATCCCGGACTCGCCCGAGGCGTGGCTGATGACCACCGCTCGGCATCGGGGCATCGATGCGCTGCGGCGCCGCAGCGTGCTGAGGCAGAAGCTGCCGCGGCTGCGCGTGGAGCAGGAGCGCGCCTTGGTGCCGCAGGCCCTGGACGACCCCGCCGCCGTCGTCGGCGACGAGCATGATCTCATCCACGACGACCGGCTGGGACTGTTCTTCGCCTGCGCGCACCCGCTGCTCAGCCCGGAGGACCGGATCGCGCTGACCCTGCGGTTCCTGGGCGGACTGAGCACCACCGAGGTGGCCCACGCGCTGCTGCGGCCGGTGCCCACCATGCAGCAGCGCATCGTGCGGGCCAAGCGGCGCATCCGCACGTTGGGCATCGCCTTCGGGGTGCCCCGCCGAGACGATCTGCCCGAACGCCTGGCCGGGGTCCAGCGCGTCATCTACCTCCTCTACGCGGAGGGCTTCACACGCTCGGAGGGAACCACTCACACCCGCGAGGACCTCACTGCCGAGGCGGTCCGGCTCGCCCGGGTGCTCCGCGAGCTGATGCCCGGCTCTGCGGAGACCGCCGGACTGCTCGGGCTGCTGCTCCTCACCCAGGCGCGCCGCCCGGCGCGCACCGACGACGACGGCAGGCCGGTCCCGCTCGCCGAGCAGGACCGGACCCGCTGGGACCGGCAGCTCATCGATGAGGGCATCACTCTGACCGAGTCCGCCGTGGCGGCTCCGGGTGCGGGCCCGTACGCCATCCAGGCGGCGATCGCCGCTGTCCACGCTGAGGCCGCCGGCTGGGACACCACCGACTGGGCTCAGATCGCCGTGCTCTATCAGCTGCTCCAGACCCACGACGACGGCCCTGTGGTGCGTCTGGCCGGTGCGGTCGCCCATGGGCGGGCCCACGGGATGGATGCGGGCCTCCGACGGCTCGACGCGCTCGCCGCGGAGCCCGCTCTGGACCGGTTCCGACCCTTCCACATCGCCCGTGCCCTCACCCTGCAGGAGCTCGGCGAGCCGCACGATGCCGCCGCCGCGTACCGCCGTGCCCTGGAGCTTCCCGGCAACGAAGCCGAGGGGGAGTATCTCGCGGCCGCGCTCGCCGGGCTGGAGGATCAGCGCGACTGA
- a CDS encoding PrpF domain-containing protein: MKLINARWMRGGTSKCWVFEATELGAAGFTADTVLPRIFGSPDIRQLDGVGGATSTTSKALILTRENGAVSDVSFTFAQVGIEEATVDWGSNCGNCSAAVGLYAIEEGWVPRGDAVTEVRTFNTNTGQMIIQTIPTPGGQLPDDPQATIPGARFPGHRVALGFLEPEGRTTGSLLPSGQTRTRLAYGAGKTALVSMVDAGAPIVMIDAQSFGLDAQDFLSWTAAANTRLPELEEIRRAASVAMGLADSPEAAERAIPKVGLVSESPDEEADLQVLMMSMGKPHPAMPITGSVGVTVAARTAGTVVAEKISYALPRELRLRIPVGVLVTLTDDSSLGQTVGVHRTARTLADARLPISNGELERASRAMRQEVVL, encoded by the coding sequence TTGAAGCTGATCAATGCCCGCTGGATGCGCGGCGGAACAAGCAAGTGCTGGGTCTTCGAAGCCACCGAGCTGGGAGCTGCGGGGTTCACGGCGGACACCGTCCTTCCGCGTATCTTTGGCAGTCCAGACATCCGCCAGCTTGATGGGGTGGGTGGGGCTACCTCGACCACCAGCAAGGCACTCATTCTGACCCGCGAGAACGGTGCGGTTTCGGACGTGAGCTTCACATTTGCTCAAGTCGGGATCGAGGAGGCGACGGTGGACTGGGGCAGCAACTGCGGAAACTGCTCCGCCGCCGTCGGGCTGTACGCGATCGAAGAAGGCTGGGTGCCGCGAGGAGACGCCGTTACCGAAGTTCGCACCTTCAACACGAATACAGGGCAGATGATCATTCAGACCATTCCCACGCCCGGGGGCCAGCTGCCCGACGACCCCCAGGCAACGATCCCCGGAGCTCGCTTCCCCGGCCATAGGGTGGCGCTGGGATTCTTGGAGCCGGAAGGACGCACCACCGGGTCGTTGCTGCCGTCCGGACAGACCCGGACGCGGCTCGCATACGGCGCAGGCAAGACCGCACTGGTGAGCATGGTGGATGCTGGTGCACCCATTGTGATGATCGATGCGCAGAGTTTCGGCCTCGACGCCCAGGACTTCCTGTCATGGACTGCTGCTGCCAACACGCGGCTGCCTGAACTGGAGGAGATCCGCCGCGCGGCTTCGGTGGCGATGGGGCTCGCCGACTCCCCTGAGGCGGCCGAACGAGCGATACCCAAAGTGGGCCTGGTGAGTGAATCCCCTGATGAGGAAGCCGATCTGCAGGTCCTGATGATGTCGATGGGCAAACCTCATCCGGCCATGCCCATCACCGGCAGCGTGGGAGTGACTGTCGCGGCGCGTACTGCTGGCACTGTCGTCGCTGAGAAGATCAGTTACGCGCTCCCCAGGGAGCTGAGACTCCGGATACCAGTAGGGGTGCTGGTCACTCTCACCGATGACAGCTCGTTGGGCCAGACCGTCGGGGTTCATCGGACCGCTCGGACGTTGGCCGATGCTCGTCTGCCCATCTCGAACGGCGAGCTGGAGCGAGCGTCACGCGCGATGCGGCAGGAGGTCGTCCTGTGA
- a CDS encoding VOC family protein yields MPRVIGIGGFFFRARDPERLTAWYAEHLDVLRPPASYEAPVWTQAAGPTVFAPFGDDGPNEHLGPSGWGLNLRVDDLDGMVARLLDAGLDVTIDSQVYPNGRFASLHDPEGNPIQLWEVAEHPVR; encoded by the coding sequence ATGCCACGCGTGATCGGAATCGGAGGATTCTTCTTTCGGGCACGGGATCCGGAACGGCTCACTGCCTGGTACGCCGAGCACCTCGACGTGCTCCGGCCACCGGCATCCTATGAGGCGCCGGTCTGGACCCAGGCGGCCGGACCGACGGTGTTCGCCCCGTTCGGCGACGACGGCCCGAATGAGCACCTCGGTCCCTCCGGCTGGGGGCTGAACCTCCGCGTCGACGACCTTGACGGGATGGTCGCGCGCCTCCTCGACGCCGGGCTCGACGTCACCATCGACTCCCAGGTCTATCCCAACGGACGGTTCGCCTCGCTGCACGATCCCGAGGGCAACCCCATCCAGCTCTGGGAGGTCGCCGAACATCCCGTCCGGTGA
- a CDS encoding Pr6Pr family membrane protein — translation MAEAEAIPSRAATRDQAAPPSATIWAALRVGVAVLGAAAVIAHFDSSVSAAVELKRDIGTTIGNFFSYFTILSNSAAAVFLIWAGLRHLLQGRRIREDPPALAIGLACVTSCTLITGAVYNTLLRHLPLPQGTEPPDWSNEVLHLVVPLFLFADLLLGPRRRALPWRSLWVVVGFPLVWAIYTMVRGPLVTNPESGAPYWYPYPFLDPHDPGLAPIAGYPGVMIHVVGIAVAMIAVSALVIWWGRRAPGL, via the coding sequence GTGGCCGAGGCTGAAGCGATCCCATCCCGCGCAGCGACGCGGGATCAGGCCGCGCCTCCCAGCGCGACGATCTGGGCCGCGCTGCGCGTCGGAGTGGCTGTGCTGGGCGCAGCGGCGGTGATCGCCCACTTCGATTCCTCCGTGAGTGCCGCCGTCGAGCTGAAGCGCGACATCGGCACCACGATCGGCAATTTCTTCAGCTACTTCACGATCCTGTCCAATTCGGCCGCTGCCGTGTTCCTGATCTGGGCCGGACTGCGGCACCTGCTGCAGGGCCGGAGGATCCGGGAGGACCCGCCGGCCCTGGCCATCGGGCTGGCCTGTGTGACCAGCTGCACGCTGATCACCGGCGCGGTCTACAACACCCTGCTGCGCCACCTGCCGCTGCCGCAGGGCACCGAGCCGCCGGACTGGTCCAACGAAGTCCTGCACCTGGTGGTCCCGCTGTTCCTCTTCGCCGACCTGCTGCTGGGGCCACGGCGCCGGGCGCTTCCGTGGCGCTCCCTGTGGGTCGTCGTGGGTTTCCCCCTGGTCTGGGCGATCTACACGATGGTCCGCGGCCCGCTGGTCACGAACCCGGAGTCCGGCGCCCCGTACTGGTACCCCTATCCGTTCCTGGACCCCCACGACCCGGGCCTGGCCCCGATCGCGGGGTACCCCGGCGTGATGATCCACGTGGTCGGCATCGCCGTCGCGATGATCGCGGTCAGCGCACTGGTCATCTGGTGGGGGCGACGGGCTCCGGGGCTGTAG
- a CDS encoding LysR family transcriptional regulator: MTLFDTRRLEVFVRTVEAGSITAAADELAYTASAVSQQLRRLEQEVGQPLLRRRSRGVVPTEAGMVLAAHARKILRQMDAAQADLDDLTAGKRGSLVIGAFPTVASSFLPLVIERFSSQYPSVSLSIRSTRIDQLVTGLERGQMHLSLLWDHPWRPFNTDGIKIEELFREPFVVLVSSHHHLSQAQDVSMSELAQESWVVRASQHPVVEVLDRAATAAGFRPVIAMYANDYQEAQAMVSAGIGVALAPQSAVTVKHPGVRVLSLGAQAPERRIMVGQREERVYSPAEVAFKASLFDTVRELWPHMLRG, encoded by the coding sequence ATGACGCTCTTTGACACCAGGCGGCTAGAGGTCTTCGTTCGCACGGTCGAAGCTGGTTCCATCACGGCGGCCGCCGATGAACTGGCCTACACGGCATCGGCTGTTTCACAGCAGTTGCGTCGTCTGGAGCAGGAGGTGGGACAACCCTTGCTCCGCCGACGGTCCCGCGGCGTGGTCCCCACTGAAGCGGGCATGGTCTTGGCCGCCCACGCCCGCAAGATCCTGCGCCAGATGGATGCGGCTCAGGCGGACCTGGACGACCTGACGGCCGGCAAGCGCGGTTCCCTGGTGATCGGTGCGTTCCCCACCGTGGCGTCGTCGTTTCTGCCACTGGTCATCGAGCGCTTCTCCAGCCAGTACCCTTCCGTCTCTCTCTCAATCCGCAGCACGCGAATCGACCAGCTGGTCACTGGTCTGGAACGAGGGCAGATGCATCTCAGCCTGCTCTGGGACCACCCTTGGAGGCCGTTCAACACGGATGGCATCAAGATCGAGGAGCTCTTCCGTGAGCCCTTCGTCGTCCTGGTATCCAGCCACCACCATCTGAGCCAGGCTCAGGACGTCAGCATGTCTGAGCTGGCGCAGGAGTCGTGGGTGGTGCGCGCCTCCCAGCACCCTGTGGTCGAAGTCCTCGACCGTGCCGCCACGGCTGCAGGATTCCGTCCCGTGATCGCCATGTACGCCAACGACTACCAAGAGGCCCAGGCGATGGTGAGCGCCGGCATCGGAGTCGCGCTGGCTCCCCAAAGTGCCGTCACGGTCAAGCACCCCGGCGTCCGGGTACTGAGTCTGGGAGCCCAGGCTCCTGAACGCCGCATCATGGTGGGCCAGCGCGAGGAACGTGTCTATTCACCCGCTGAGGTCGCATTCAAGGCTTCACTCTTCGATACCGTCCGTGAACTCTGGCCCCATATGCTCCGGGGTTGA
- a CDS encoding FecCD family ABC transporter permease: MRSGADAAVHRPPPRTDASTRPGSLTVPIPAPGATPEHTDPRGSTPSPRSWRIGLLATGLLLILAFSVLVAIGLGSAVVPPQDTARYLWTAVVGGTITPEELTRYQIVWNIRAPRVLLAAVVGAGLATVGAAIQALVRNPLADPYILGVSSGASVGAVTVSLFGALSLLGIYAVSVGAFLGALGATLLVYAIAHSRSGITPLKLVLTGVALSFGFQAIMSVLIYFAPSAEATSMVLFWTMGSFGAATWGGLPLVVVVVGLGILVLRRSSRALDVMSLGDESAASLGVDTARTRRLLFAVTAVMTGAMVALSGAIGFVGLVIPHITRMIIGASHTRLLLISPLIGSILMVWVDLLARTVVAPRELPLGALTALIGVPVFILLMRRRGYVFGGR, translated from the coding sequence ATGCGATCTGGAGCCGATGCCGCCGTCCACAGGCCACCGCCCCGCACAGATGCCAGTACCAGGCCGGGGAGCCTGACCGTCCCGATCCCCGCACCGGGTGCGACCCCAGAGCACACGGACCCCCGTGGCTCGACGCCGTCACCCAGGTCCTGGAGGATCGGGCTGCTCGCCACCGGGCTGCTGCTGATCCTCGCCTTCTCCGTCCTGGTCGCCATCGGGCTGGGTTCGGCCGTCGTGCCCCCGCAGGACACCGCGCGCTACCTGTGGACCGCCGTCGTCGGCGGCACCATCACCCCGGAGGAGCTCACGCGGTACCAGATCGTCTGGAACATCCGCGCGCCACGGGTCCTGCTCGCCGCCGTGGTCGGCGCCGGCCTGGCCACCGTGGGCGCCGCCATCCAGGCACTGGTCCGCAACCCGCTGGCGGACCCCTACATCCTCGGGGTCTCCTCCGGCGCGTCCGTGGGAGCGGTGACGGTCTCACTGTTCGGAGCGCTGTCCCTCCTGGGCATCTACGCGGTATCCGTCGGAGCCTTCCTCGGGGCGCTGGGTGCGACCCTGCTGGTCTACGCCATCGCACACAGCCGGTCCGGCATCACTCCGCTGAAGCTGGTGCTCACCGGAGTGGCGCTCTCCTTCGGCTTCCAGGCGATCATGAGCGTGCTGATCTACTTCGCGCCCAGCGCCGAGGCCACCTCCATGGTCCTGTTCTGGACGATGGGCTCCTTCGGCGCGGCCACCTGGGGCGGGCTTCCCCTCGTGGTGGTCGTGGTCGGACTCGGAATCCTGGTGCTGCGTCGGTCCAGCCGCGCCCTCGACGTCATGTCCCTCGGAGACGAGTCCGCGGCCTCCCTCGGGGTGGACACCGCGCGGACACGCCGGCTGCTCTTCGCCGTCACCGCGGTGATGACCGGAGCGATGGTGGCCCTCAGCGGGGCCATCGGATTCGTCGGCCTGGTGATCCCGCACATCACCCGGATGATCATCGGCGCCTCCCACACCCGGCTGCTGCTGATCTCCCCGCTGATCGGCAGCATCTTGATGGTCTGGGTGGACCTGCTCGCCCGCACCGTCGTCGCCCCGCGGGAGCTGCCTCTGGGCGCCCTGACCGCGCTGATCGGGGTCCCGGTGTTCATCCTCCTGATGCGCCGGCGCGGCTACGTCTTCGGAGGCCGCTGA
- a CDS encoding YciI family protein, protein MKYALLLMGRTDDAGCGDHGGADPEEFFAFDKEITEAGVVVTSFALEDPEHGVRVSSDDDGARVVTSGPFAEVQEFVGGTYIIEVADIDEALSWARRSPGSAPGGHVEVRPVAPY, encoded by the coding sequence ATGAAATACGCACTGCTGCTGATGGGCCGCACCGACGACGCCGGCTGCGGCGATCACGGAGGAGCCGACCCGGAGGAGTTCTTCGCCTTCGACAAGGAGATCACCGAGGCCGGCGTCGTCGTCACCTCCTTCGCCCTGGAGGACCCGGAGCACGGGGTGCGGGTGAGCAGCGACGACGACGGCGCCCGCGTGGTCACCTCAGGTCCCTTCGCCGAGGTCCAGGAGTTCGTCGGCGGAACCTACATCATCGAGGTCGCCGACATCGACGAGGCCCTCTCCTGGGCACGCCGCAGCCCCGGCTCGGCACCCGGCGGGCACGTCGAAGTCCGCCCGGTGGCCCCCTACTGA
- a CDS encoding dihydrofolate reductase family protein codes for MGRLIVDLIVSADGCAQDADGGMDHVPPTVDAGGCDVDTVTRWTDVDAIILGANTYRLFAGHWPKVTPEQDLLAGIINSRPKHVVSTRLEEAPWGSLAPARIESGDGVASVRRIKERSSGEVVVWGSLSLVSNLFEAGEVDGLRLRIVPTLAGGRRSFTPHGLGVRDLELVHSRSYSAGQQILEYRLSDPT; via the coding sequence ATGGGGCGGCTTATCGTGGACCTCATCGTGTCGGCCGACGGCTGCGCCCAGGACGCCGACGGGGGCATGGACCACGTGCCGCCCACCGTGGACGCCGGAGGCTGCGACGTCGACACCGTCACCCGATGGACGGACGTGGACGCCATCATCCTCGGGGCGAACACCTACCGACTGTTCGCTGGGCACTGGCCGAAGGTCACCCCGGAGCAGGATCTCCTGGCCGGGATCATCAACTCTCGCCCCAAGCACGTGGTGTCCACCCGTCTGGAGGAAGCACCATGGGGCTCACTGGCCCCGGCGAGGATCGAGAGCGGCGACGGCGTCGCGAGCGTGCGCCGGATCAAGGAGCGCAGCTCCGGCGAGGTGGTGGTGTGGGGCAGCCTGAGCCTGGTCTCGAACCTGTTCGAGGCGGGTGAGGTCGACGGGCTGAGGCTGCGGATCGTGCCGACCTTGGCCGGAGGTCGACGCAGCTTCACACCCCACGGCCTCGGAGTGCGGGACCTCGAGCTCGTCCATTCGCGCAGCTACTCCGCAGGCCAGCAGATCCTCGAGTACCGCCTCTCCGACCCCACCTGA
- a CDS encoding SRPBCC family protein encodes MTDETEAPEFTLTRTFEASVTTVWQAWTDPQHLTHWFHPAGFSTPLDSIHVDLRVGGRYRYTMIEDATGAAHPTGGEFLEVAPPSRLVFTWASSETAPGASPVATVTLDGDGERTRMVFTLRGTAGRPGDDGVHDGWQQAVEILAVHLGALEETSGPALPREGL; translated from the coding sequence ATGACTGACGAGACCGAAGCACCCGAATTCACCCTGACCCGCACCTTCGAGGCCTCCGTGACCACGGTCTGGCAGGCCTGGACCGATCCGCAGCATCTCACCCACTGGTTCCATCCGGCCGGGTTCTCCACGCCGTTGGACTCGATCCACGTGGACCTCCGGGTCGGTGGACGGTATCGCTACACGATGATCGAGGACGCGACCGGCGCCGCCCATCCCACCGGAGGTGAATTCCTGGAGGTCGCACCGCCGTCCCGCCTGGTGTTCACCTGGGCCTCGTCCGAGACCGCACCCGGGGCCTCACCGGTGGCGACCGTGACGCTGGACGGTGACGGAGAGAGGACCAGGATGGTCTTCACCCTGCGTGGCACAGCCGGCCGGCCCGGGGACGACGGCGTCCACGACGGATGGCAGCAGGCCGTGGAGATCCTCGCCGTCCACCTGGGAGCACTCGAGGAGACGTCCGGACCGGCCCTGCCTCGAGAGGGTCTCTGA
- a CDS encoding glutaredoxin domain-containing protein: MTTAEPTPKIRMFGAQWCGDCRRTKAQLDGLGLDYEYIDLEQDVDAADVARDISGRTNIPVVVYPDGSHHVEPSNDDVAAKLRELTLI, from the coding sequence ATGACGACTGCTGAACCGACCCCGAAGATCCGCATGTTCGGCGCCCAGTGGTGCGGCGACTGTCGACGCACCAAGGCCCAGCTGGACGGCCTGGGCCTCGACTACGAGTACATCGATCTGGAGCAGGACGTGGACGCCGCCGACGTCGCCCGGGACATCTCCGGACGCACCAACATCCCGGTGGTGGTCTACCCGGACGGCTCCCACCATGTGGAGCCGAGCAACGACGACGTCGCCGCCAAGCTGCGCGAGCTGACGCTGATCTGA
- a CDS encoding ArsR/SmtB family transcription factor: MAGKDPLSRTFSALADPTRRQILTRLSTRPATVGEVAGAFEMSAPAISQHLKVLETAGLIERAAHGQWRTLSLRTEPLDTAAAWVEQHRREWSERFDLLEHHLTTLEENDD, encoded by the coding sequence TTGGCTGGCAAGGACCCCCTGAGCAGAACCTTCTCGGCGCTGGCAGATCCCACCCGGCGCCAGATCCTCACCCGCCTCTCCACGCGGCCCGCGACCGTCGGCGAGGTGGCCGGCGCCTTCGAGATGAGCGCCCCGGCGATCTCCCAGCATCTGAAGGTGCTGGAGACCGCCGGGTTGATCGAACGCGCGGCCCACGGGCAATGGCGAACCCTGTCGTTGCGCACAGAGCCGCTGGACACCGCTGCCGCATGGGTCGAGCAGCACCGCCGCGAGTGGAGTGAGCGCTTCGACCTGCTCGAGCACCACCTGACCACCCTGGAGGAGAACGATGACTGA
- a CDS encoding ABC transporter ATP-binding protein produces MEITFDDVTVDIGGARLLDALQLSAGSGEVLGLIGPNGSGKSTALRCVYRALKPSSGAVLAGERDVRAVSIRETAQQIAALTQEGSADFDFTVEEVIAFGRAPHKRGNEPLTTREQAMCAEAMRRVDVAHLAGRGILALSGGERQRVLIARALVQQPRVLILDEPTNHLDIRHQVELLSMVRAAGLTVLVVLHDLNLAAAVCHRLGVLHEGRLVTSGTPEEVLTPELLARVFGVEATVVAHPLTGAPQVLFSLTTPHPAKERTT; encoded by the coding sequence ATGGAGATCACCTTCGACGACGTCACCGTGGACATCGGCGGCGCCCGGCTGCTGGACGCCCTGCAGCTGAGCGCCGGCTCCGGAGAGGTCCTGGGCCTGATCGGGCCGAACGGCTCCGGAAAGTCCACCGCGCTGCGCTGCGTCTACCGCGCGTTGAAGCCCAGCTCAGGAGCAGTCCTGGCGGGGGAGCGGGATGTGCGAGCCGTCTCCATCCGGGAGACCGCCCAGCAGATCGCGGCCCTCACCCAGGAGGGTTCCGCGGACTTCGACTTCACCGTCGAGGAGGTCATCGCCTTCGGCCGGGCCCCGCACAAACGCGGCAACGAGCCGCTGACCACCCGCGAGCAGGCGATGTGTGCGGAGGCCATGAGGCGGGTCGACGTCGCCCATCTGGCCGGGCGCGGAATCCTCGCCCTCTCCGGTGGGGAGCGTCAACGGGTGCTCATCGCCCGCGCCCTGGTGCAGCAGCCGCGGGTGCTCATCCTCGATGAGCCCACCAACCACCTCGACATCCGCCATCAGGTGGAGCTGCTCTCCATGGTGCGGGCCGCCGGGCTCACGGTCCTGGTGGTCCTCCACGATCTCAATCTCGCCGCGGCGGTCTGCCACCGGCTCGGAGTGCTGCACGAGGGGCGTCTGGTCACCTCCGGAACACCCGAGGAGGTGCTGACCCCGGAGCTGCTGGCACGGGTGTTCGGCGTCGAGGCGACCGTGGTGGCCCATCCGCTGACCGGAGCCCCGCAGGTGCTCTTCTCGCTGACCACTCCTCACCCCGCCAAGGAAAGGACCACCTGA